ACCAGCCCTTGACGAAGGTGGTCGCGGTACGCGCGACCATTGGCTTTGCCGTCGAGGTTCACCACCCGCCGCTGCGAGAAGTACCCAAACAGGCCGGCATCCTTGAGGGCGAAGACGGCATCCGGCGGCGTGGCGGTCCGGGCCCATTCCGCCGCCGCCAGCCATCCCGCGTGCGACCGCATTTTGATCGGGATCTCATAGAGCTTGAATGCGGCCGCAGCGGCCGCGGTCAGGACCACCATCAGCGGCACAAGAACGCGTCGCAGGTCCGATCGGAAGGCAACCAGGGCGCCGACCGCCCGGGACCCCACCAGGACCAGAGCGAACCCGTAGAGGGTGAAATGCCACCAATACACACCCCAACTCATGAACAGGAAGGCATAGGCAAAGTGGAAGCAGCACGCCAGCGCGACCGCCGAAACGGGCGTGCACAACCGGCTTGCGACCCGGACTCCGGCGCGACGGGCGCCGGCCGCATCGACGACGAGGAGCAGGAGAATGCCCGCCAGCAGGACTCCTCCGAACGCCATATCGGCCTCGACCGTCAAGTCCCGGCGGATCGCAGGGAACGTGCTCTTGACCGCACCGCTGATGGGCATAGGGTCTCCGAACGCAAGGAGGTTCCAGGCCAGGTAGGGAGCGACGGCCACGCCGAATCCGGCCGTCGCCAGGACGCCGTACGCAACGCACCGCCACACGGAGACTCCGCACGAGAGCCCGGAGGCGAGCACCAGGAGCAGGAATGAAGGCAGCAGGAACACCGAATCGAGCCGCACGAGGCAGGTCAACCCGATCAACACGCCCAAGGCGAAAGCCGAGGGATAGGCCGATCGCGGATCGAAGAGGCGGCCGCGGTAACAGGCCCAAAGCACCAGGACCAGAACCAGAAGCAGCAGCCCGGTCTCCAGACCGTTGGCCATGGCCATGAGCATGTTGGGCAGAAGACAGATACTCAGAGCCACCAGGCCGAGACCGGGAGCGACGTGCCGGTTCACGAAACGGTGGATCAGGGCGATGGTGAGAATGCACATGAGCCCGTTGAGGGCCAGTACGATCCGGGCGGGCGTCTCCAGTTCGTCGGCGAACGCGACAATCGGCAGGATGCACAGCATCCATAGGGGATGGAACCCATTGGTGGGAGCGATGCCGTCGAACGTGCAGCCGTTGCCCGAGATGATGTTCCTGGCGATGCACAAATAGTAGAACGCGTCGTCGGTGAGTGCGGCCGTGACGTACTCGATCGGCAGCGCAAAGATGACCAGCCAACCGTAGAGCATGGCGAAGCCGGCAAGGACCACTGGCGACGCCCGCCGTCCGGAATGACCGACGGCCTCGCCGGAACACGAGGATGTCTCGCACGGCGTCGTGCCGAGACCGGTTACCTTGGGATACGCCGAGCTTGCCATGGGTACCTGTTTGAGCGTCTCATCCACACGTGACGCCAATTGGATCGCGGCCGAAAGGCCAGATGCCGTCGCCGCCGAAACGCGTTCCCGGAGACGGCCGGGCAGCGCGCCGGCTGCAGATCCCGGTCGGTCGGCTGTGGATGCGGCCTCCGCCGGTCTCGCATTTCGCCTCTGATGGTGTGCGTACGGAGATCCATGAAGCTCTTGCTGCGCCCCCGCATTCATGGCGACTTCGCCAGCGGCGGAGCGGCGGTCCGGGATGCGATAACGCTGGGCCCTGCCGACGCAGCCCGTGCCAGTTCAGCGATCCCCTTCTCAACGGCCGGCGTCAGGGCGCCGCGGCGAGGGTGACTCGCATTGACGTAGAAGACGATCTCGCGTCCTCGCTCATCGGGGACGGCGCCGACTTCCACAAAGTCGGCGAAGCGGTGGTCTCGCGCCAGGCACTCGCCCAGGCCTGGGAACCTCGAATGCGGTACGAAGAAGAACGTCCGCCCCTCCACCCGGATGCGCCGAAGCACGATCATCTCCACGTTCCGTGAGAATACGAACTGAGCGACCTGCTCAACGGAGCGGGCCTTCGAAACGTGGTTGGTCGTGAGGCCCACCAGGTCGATTCCATCCGGAGTAGTAGAAAAGCGCCCCCTGGTCGTGGGCGGCGACGGAGGCGACGGTTAGCCTGCGTCTGTGCGTCCTGGTCCACAGCGTGTCGGACGCGTATGCGGCCGACCAGCCCCACAGCCCACAGACGGTCAGCATCGGAAAGACGGGCAGCAGGAATCGGAACGCTGTGCCCATCAGCGGCTCGAACCTGACGTATGCCCCGATGAACACAATCAGACCGGCGGCGAGGGCTCGAAACCCCGAGCTTCTGACGACGAAAAGACCGGCCGCGACTCCCACTGCCAACGGCGCCACCCAGAGCAGATACTGCGAGACGTAGAGGGCTCCAGGGAGGCTGATTATGCTTTGGGATGATTTGACGTAAAATGCATTCGGCATGCTCCACCCGAAGTAGGACCACCTCCATCCCCAGAAGACGGCGGCCGCGGTCATCGTCGCGGCTGCGGCAAAGCAGATGTCTCCGCCGGTACGGTGCGGATTCTTCCGAAGCGCGGTCCACCCCACCGTGACCGACATGATCCCGATCAGCCAGACGAGGGCGTCCGGTCTGGCCATGACGACCAGGAGACCCACGAGGGGAAACCACCGTGCGGCGGCGCTGCGGCGGCGGCAGACCAGCATCCACCAGAGCCAGCCGGAAAGGGTCACTAGTGCGGCGGCAACGAGCGTCTCCATCCCGAATAATCCAGCGTACACCATACAGCCGTTTCCAAGCACCAGCACCCAGACACCGGACTTCAGCCAGCAGGGGCGGACCTGGAGTTGGGAGACCCAGACACGACAGAGCAACGCCGTCATCAGCAATCCGGCGATGGAGATGCCGCGTGTGAAAAGAAGCGGATCCCACCCGACACGAATCGCCCCTGCACAGAGCAGCACGTGCAGAAGGCTGGTGAACCCTTCCGTTCGCTCCTGCCCGACGTTCCAGACGAGCCCATGTCCCAGTGCCAGGTACTCCGCGAAGCGGTAGGTGATGTACGCGTCATCAAGCACACGGACGTGAGACACGCCGGCAAAATACACCAGCAACACCAGGCCGCTGAGAAGGAAAGCAATTTCCATAATCACATGGCGAGGACGCGATCCGGATGCCCTCCATGGATGATAGAACCGCCGCACGCGGGCGCTGTGGATGGTATCGGTGGAAGTGTAGGTAGTCATCAGGTTTCGCAGGAATAGGGAGAGCGAAGCTGTCACTGCCTCGGCTGGAACGCGCCAACCGGCCGGCCCATCAAACGGGCGACCCAGGCCCTGGCGAACAGGGAGAGGAAGAGCCGGTCGTCGATCAGGTATCGCCGCGCCAATCGACGCGGTTCCTGGACCATGCGATGGAGCCACTCCAGCCCCGCCTTCTGCATCCAGAGGGGAGCCCGAACGATGTCCCCGCAGTAGAAGCTGAAGCTCACGCCGACGCCGATGCTCAACCGGGCCCCGCACGCAAAACGGTTCCGGACGATCCAGTTTTCCTGCTTGGGCGAGCCCAGTCCCAGAAAGAGGATGTCCGGCCGGGCGTTCTGGATCAGCCGCAGGGCGTGCCGCTGCTCGTCAGGATCGTCCGCAAAGCAGTAGGTCGGGCAGTAGACCCCACCGATAGCCAGCCGTGGATGGCGGCGTTTGAGCAGCGCGGCGGCCCGGCGCGCCGAACCCCGCGCCCCTCCCAGCAGAAACACCGACAGCTCTTCGTCGGCGGCGTGGCGGCAGAGGGCGGGGAACAGGTCCGAGCCGGCCACCCGCTGGGGCAGAGGAGTGCCCAGCAGCCGCGAGGCCCAAACCAGCGGCATCCCGTCGGCGAGGATCAGGTCCGCTTGGAAGTAAACGTCTCGCAGCTCTGGGCAGCGGTGGAAGCGGACCAGGTGATCGACGTTCGCCGTCACCGCATAGGCCCCCTGCCGGGTTCTCACCAAGTTCAGGAGGAGCTCAACCGTCCGATCGAAATTGACGGCGTGGAACGGCATGCCCAGCAGGTTCATTACCTCAGGGCGAAGTTCTTTCTGGCAGGATAAGGTCGTCATGATTTTCCCCCATTCTTCCGGTTCCGTCCGATGTGAGGGCAGTGGCAGGCCCAAGTCCGCCTGCTCCGCTTCTCGCCTGTCCTGGCGAGGGCATCGGCGCCAGTCGCAGCCGCGCCAATTGCCACCGCCTCAGGTAACGCCTGAATTCCGCATCATTGTAGCGACCGCTTCGTCTGAGATATCCACCGAGGTATCCGGCGAGGATGCACAACCCGCCAAGCAACCACGGGCGTTCGAACATTCGATAGCCGGCGAGGGCCAGGGCGTAGAGCGGATGCGTGCCCATGAAGTACTGCCCGCGTCCCCACCGCAGACGGCCGTGAAAAATGCTCTTGTGGGACGAGCCCATCGGCCTCAACTCGTACACGCGGAGGTCCGGATCGTGGAACGATCGGGCCTTCCAGCCGAGCATCCGACACCGGTGGCAGTCGATGCCGTCCCACATCACCTGGGCCACCAGTCCGCCGATCTGACCAAAACACGGCACGCGGTAGAATTTGCACGCGCCGAGCGAGAAGTCATCGCTGGTGCGCAGCATGACCCAGGCGCCGCCGTTCCGTTCCCAGCACTTGCCGCTGGCCGTTCCCAGAAGCGGGTCGGCTTGGAACTTGTCCAGCAGTTTCTGGAAGCAGGTCGGTCCGAAGCGCAGGTCGCCGTCGAGCTTACAGACGTAATCGAAGCGATCCAGATCGACCTGGGACAGGCCCTCATTGAAGGCTTCGATGACGCCTCCGCCGACTCTGCGTTCGCCCCGGTCCGGACGGCGCACCAGGCGGATCCACGGGTGTTCGCGCATCGCCTGCTCCACGATCCGGTGCGATCCGTCTTTGGAACCGTCATCGACGATGATCCACAGGTCGGGGCGCACGGTCTGGGCCGCCACCGACTCGATGGTCTGCGCCAAGAAGGCCGCCTCGTCTCGCACCGGCGAGATCACAAGGAGTCTGGGCTGGTTCATGTCGCTATCGCCTCACCGGGTTTGCCGCTGCGGATCGACGCTTGGCTGTCCGCGCGTGGCGATACGATTGCGGCGAATTCCATTGCCAGCTCCTGCGCCGAATCCCGCACGTCGAATCTCTGCCGTACCGCCTCGCGACCCGCCGCCCCCATCCGCTGCCGCATTGCCGCATCACCGATTAATCGCTCGACGGCGTCCACCAGCGGCTCGATCCGACCGGGCGTGACCAGCAAACCGGTCCGGCCGTGCTGCACGATTTCCGGTATTCCCATGATCGCCGTGGCGACCACCGGCAGGCTTTTAGCCATCGCTTCCATCAGCACGACAGGAAGCCCTTCGGCCAGGCTGGGCGCCACGAAGATGTCCGCTTCGTCGTAGAATTTCTGAATCCGGTCCTGATCGACGTAACCGACGAAGTGAATCCTCTGGCCCACGCCCAGATGGCGCACCAACTCCGTCAGGCGTCTGCGTTCCGGGCCATCCCCCACGATCGTGCACGTCACGTCATGCCCTTTGGCAGCCAGAGCCGCGACCGCCTCGATCAGCCATGACTGGCCCTTGACCGGAGCGAGCCGAGCGACATTGAGGATTCGAATTGGTCCTGTCCGGCTGGCCCGCGCGTCCGGGGGCGGGTCAAAGGTCTCCGGCTCGATGCCGCAGTGGATCACTTTCAGTTTGGCCCAGTCCGCCGGATCGGATAGCGCCATGATCTGACTTCGGCAGAAGTCGCTGATGCAGAAGACGGCGGCGGCGCGGGCCATCTTCTGCCGCAGCAGATACCGATCCGCCTGATAGAAGACGGATGGCCCGTGGACGGTCAGGCTGAACTGCAGTTCGCCCAGTTCCGCGGCGATCATCGCCACGGTGGCACAGGACATTGCGAAGTGCACGTGCAGGCGTTGGATTTTCCTCCTTCGCAATTCCCGCCACAGCCGCACCGCCTCGGCGAAGTAGCACAGGTGCCGAAACAACGCGGCACGCCCCGGCGGCCGGACGGTCAGAGCACACCACAAGGCTCGAACGTAACGGACAGGACGAGTCAGGCACGCGACCAGATGATTCACCATCAGTCCCACCGGTGGAGCGGGCAACACGTAGAATGTCGTCGCCTCCTCGGCGGCGTCGATCGTCGACCGCGGCTGATCGGCGGGCGGACGGCGGATGGAACACGTCGGCACGGACAGTCCGATCCGGCGCAGGGCGAGGATCTCCCGCTGCACGAAGCTGTGCGAGATTCCCGGATACTGGCTCGTCAGATAGGCCACGGAAGTCATGGCACAAGAGATTCCCGCGTGGCGTTCGGTGTGCCGTCGCTGCGTCTGCGGATGAACCTGGCGGGGACTCCCGCCCAGACCTCCATGGAGGGCACGTCCCTGGTCACCACGCTGTTTGCTCCGATCACCGCGCCGCGGCCGATGGCGACGCCTTCCAGGATGGCCGCCCCACGGCCGATCCACACGTCGTCGCCGATGCGGATCGGCGCCGACCGGTGACCCTGTCGTCCGATCGGGAGCATCAGGTCGTCGAACCGGTGGTTGTGGTCACGGATGCTCACGTATTCCCCGATCAGGCAGCCGTCGCCGATGCGGATTCCGGCGTGGGCGCTGAGCACCGAACCCTGGTTGATCCGAAAGTTGTCGCCGATCACGATGCATCCATCCGCCTGCGTCTCAAAGGCGACCCCATCGTAGATGTTGCCGGTGCGGCCCAGCCGCACGTTTCGCGTTCCCAGCAACCGCACCGGCCCAAGCAGGTGGACACCCGGCCCCACCTGCCGCACACCCGCACGGAGCGCCGCGGCCCACCAGAGCGTGCAGAGTCTTCGCGAGGCGGCGGTGAGAGGCCTGATCGAGGCGGCGAGTCCTCTCACCGCGATTTCCCGCAAGGCACGGCAGGTTTCGGAGAGCAGATTGGTCGACATAGGTCACCCTGGCGCAGTCAGTCCGGCATTGTCTTTGTACGGCAGCAGCGAGCGTTCGATCGCCTCCGCATTTACTGACTCGGCCGGGACGGTTCGCGCGGTCAGTTGCCCGTCCAGAAGAGAGCGGTCGGCGTCGATAAAGAGGCGGCAGAAGAGTTCGATGGCAAGCAGGTGTCCCAGCAGCGTGCTGTTGTCGGCGCGGCCGTCCATGTGATCGTTGACGATCCGCCGAACGGCGGCCGGATCGAACAGGTTGCGGTCCAGCGCTTGACGGCTGAGGAGCGTGGTTTGGACGAGCCCGCGCAACGGCCCCCTCATCCAGCCGGCGAAGTTGCTGACCGCTTTGCGTTTCTGGAACGCCGCCAACGGCGTGGTTCGAACCAAGCGGTGCGCGGCAAGGGACAGCCACGCCGTCCAGAAGGGTGCGCCCGCGGGCAATCCCGTCCGCTGCCAGCGCACCGACGCCGCGGCGGGAAAGCACTCGCGGAGCACCTCGACGTAGAGCCGGTGGCGGAACCGCCAGGCGTACGGCAGCTGCGCCAGATGGTCGAACAGATCGTTGTCGAAGAACGGCTGGTCCGACTCGACCGCCCAGCGCATCAGGTTCGTCCCACCCGAGGTGCGACGACGGACGCGATTGTCCAGAAGGAACGCCATGGCCATGTCCATCGGAGTCGTGCCGGGTGACCTGACGTACTGCTCGATGAATGACGATCGGGCGCTTTCCCAACCGTGTGAGATCAACCGCGGTCCAAGCAGCGACCCGCGATACGTTTCGGCCACCGCACCGTTCCGCCATCGCCACAGGGCCGTTGCCGCCTCCTGTGGACGGTCGGCATGCCGCCAGGCGGGCATGATGAAGTTGCCGCCCAGCACGGCGTCGCCGGCGTAGCCGTTGAGGATCACCTGGCACTGCTGGGCCACGTGGTTGACGAACGGCAGGACGTGGAAGTCGGTGCATGGAAGCTGGCCTTCGGTCAACCACACGCCCAGCGCGGCACACTCCTGAAGATAGCCGCCGTCGAACTCGAAACTCCGGTGCGGGCTTCCCAGCACGGCGGCGGCGGCCTGGGCATAGGCCAAGTCGCGGCAGCCGCGGATGCCCCATGTGAAACTGGGCGTTCGGCCCGGATCGGGCACGGCGGCCAGCAGCACTCGCGAATCCAGTCCGCCGCTGAGTGGGACGCCAACCGCCGGCGTCACATTGCAGATCCGCCGGACCGCGTGGCGGAGCAGCCGGCCCGTGCGTTGGGCGGTCTGCCTGAACGTCTCCGCGGGTTCCTTCATTCTCCCGAAGTCGTGGTGCCAATAAGGGTGGTGGGTCAGGCCCTTCTCACCGATCGCGATTTTGCAGGCCGCCGGCAACAGCCGCACCGTCCGCAGCGGCGTCAGGTCTCCCACCAGTTCGCCGATCGCGGCCATCAGCACGAGGGCGACCGGATCGATTTCCGCCGCCACGACGCCGGGAGCCATCACCGCCTTGATCTGCTGAGCGAACAGGAACGCCGAGCCGTAGCCGGCTGCATAGATCGGGTACATGCCGTAGCGATCGGTAATCAGTTCGAGGCAGCCGGCGCCGCCGTCCCAGATCGCCGCGGCGAACGGCCCGTTGGCCGAGGCCAGCCGCGACGGGGTCGGGGCGTCCAGGAAGGCGGTGCGGGCTGCGGTCACGGCATCGGACTGGTCGTCGCCGTCGAATCCGAGCAGCCGGCCGACGTACAGGCCGTATCGGCGGCTTCGATGGCTGGTCAGAACCTGCCCTTCGCCGGGATAGATCCCCTTGCTGGCGCAGCCGATGGCGAACGATCGCCCGCGCAGGACCATGATGGACCGGTCCACCTCCACCGCAATGGCGCGGGCCATCGCCTCCGCCGCGTCGGGCGGCAGTACGTGCTGTGGATCGTAGTACCCGAACAGTCCCGACATCGTCTCATTCCACCAGCGACCGGTTCACTCCTCCCGCACCGGCTCGGGCGACGGCGAGCGGTACTCGATCAGATTCCTCGGACACGCCAGCCCCAGATGACGAACGTAGAAATCCAGATGCCCCAACGTCATGGGCAACTTGGCCAGGTAATGGTGCGCCGCGTACGTCAGCGCACCCCATACCGTCCCTTGTCTTGCAGAGGAGCGCCCCGCATCGCGAACGATCGCGGCGCCAAGCAGCCCACACCACACGGCCACGGGCCAGGCGGTCCGCCAGGCCACGGCCAGACCGATCGCGCCCATCAGTGCGCAGCCGTGCAGGATGTTTCTCTGGCACATCCGCCGCCAGCGCCTTAATCGCCGATGCCGAAGGCCCACCTCGGCGTAGGCGTGGCCGGAGCGGAAGCATCGCCGCCAATATTGGCCGAATCGCATGATATTCCCGTCGTGCAGGGCCATCGGTGCGGCCAGATGCAGAATCGTCGCGTCCCGGTCGCGGAGAATTCGGCAGCACAAGTCTCGTTCCTCGCCGGCGATCAGCGACTCATCGTATCCTCCGGCCTCCAGCAAGACACTTCTACGGAACAGGACGATGCCTCCGCAGGTGTCCACTTTGCCCGCCGGCATGTGCCAATCGTGGTGCATCCAGAAGTTGTAGATGCTGCCGCGCGGGTCCAGTTCCGCCAGATCGCCGTGCACCGCGATCAACTCCGGATCGGCCATCGCGCCGGCTGCGACCTTCAGCCACGATGCATCGAGCACAGCGTCGCCGTCGAGAAACTGGATCAGTCCATGTTTGGCCGCCCGCAGCCCGGCGTTTCGCGCCGCCGCCGCACACGGCCGGTCCGGGTTGATTCGAACCACGCGAGCCCCGATTCTCTCCGCCTCGGCGCAGCTGCTGTCGGTGGAGTTGGTATCGACGTAGATCAACTCGATCCGTTCCGCCGGGTAATCGGCCGCCCGCACCGAGCGCAGGCAGCGGACAAGCCGATGGCCCTCGTTTCGGCCGATCACAATCACGCTGATCGGCGGCCACTGACGATCGTCGATATGGTCTTCGGTCACCGCCACGGATCACCTCTTGACGGCAAGACGCGGTGAGGACGTGGGAGTCAGAAGATAGCGGATCGAGGCCAGCGCGGCGCCGGCCTTCCGTTCGCTCGTCAGATTGCCTCGCCAGGCGTGCCGAGCCCAGATCGTACCGAACAGCGTTGTCTGCAGCACCCGGGAAAACATCGCGGCGGCCCATCCGTGGTGCTTCCGCAGATAGCGACGGCTGCTCAAAGTCCAATACACCGGATGGTTTCCCGAAAACAGCCCGACCGCCGCCGCCTGCGAGACGCTCTGGCCGCCGAAGTGCATGACCTGCGCCGAAGGCACGTACCATCCCTGCCAGCCCGCGGCCGCCATGCGCCGGCACCAGTCGGTCTCTTCGAAATACAGGAAGAACCCATCATCCAGAAGGCCCACCTGCTCGATGACCTCTCGTCGCACCATCAGGCACGCCCCCGAAAGCCAGTCGGCGGCGAAAGCCTTTTCGCTTCCCAGTTGCAGATGCAGATCGATGGCATGGCGAGACTTCGGTCGACGGACGGCCAGACCCAGCATCGAAAAGGCCGGGCTGATCGGCGTGGGAAACCGTCGCGCCGACGGCTGATGACTGCCGTCGGGATTGACCAGCTTCGGGCCGCAGTAACCGGCTTGCGGATGAGAGTCCATGAACGCCACCAGTTCCGCCAGCGCCTTCGGCGCCGTCACGGTGTCGGGGTTCAACAGCAGCAGGCACCGTCCGCTCGCCCGGCGCAAGCCTTCGTTGTTGCCGCCTGCGAACCCGAGGTTGCACTCGCTTCGGACCAGATGCACCCACGGAAACTCCTCTTCGACCATCTCCGGCGAGCCGTCCGAACTTGTATTGTCCACCACGAACACCTCATGCTCCAGGCCGCCCGCCGCATCGGGCAGGGAGTTCAGACAGGCACGCAGAAGCTGCCGCGTGTTGTAACTGACGATAACGGTCGATAGGTCCACCACCATGGCTCCTTCACCGAGTCCGGTTTCCGGTACTCCCACGCTTCGTTCTGGCGAAAAACTCGGATCCCGCAAAGAAACACTCCAGGAACTCACCGTCACCCACGTCCGACAGGATCGGCCAGCGTGGATCGAGGGTCATCCTCGTCGTCTGCGACTTGTACTGCGCGAGGGCGGAACGCTTGGTCTCCAATACGTCCCAGACAGCGATACGCCAGTGCGTCTCGCCCAGAAATACCCACAGTCCCGCCAGTGCCGCCCGCAGCGATCTCCGCCACGTCGAGCCGCTCGCCGGAACCCACGGCCAGTTGTGCCACAGCCACACCGGATACTCATAGAGCGTCACATCCGCACTAGAGCGTGCCAACGCGCCGTAGATGATCCGCCAGGTGGCCGCATGGTCCACATGAGGCTCCCTGCGAGAGGGAACGAAGACTTCCGCCGGACGCAGGGCAGCCAGCAGGTCGGCCACCTGCCCCATGGCCTCGGGCACGACGTCCGCCAGGTGCATCTCCTCATGGCCAAGCATGACGACCTCGGAAGAACCCAGACCTAGAACCTGCGCCGCCCGCTGCGCCTCATTTGAGCGAATAGCCTTCAACGTTGCCCCGTCAACGAAGTCGCGGTGGGACTTGCTGCCGTCGGTCATGAAGACCACGGTGACCGGTGCGCCGGCGCGCTTTTTCTTGATGATCGTGCCCCCGCAGGCCAGCACCTCGTCGTCGAAATGCGGAGCAAAGACCACGGTCGGGCCGGCCCCCTCGTCCGTGGGAATCCGCCTCGCACCGTGTGCCATCCAGGCAAGACACAGCCGGCGCATCAAGAGGCGAAACGTCCTGTCTTGCTTCATCAACGGTGCGGCCCCCCATTCGAGCCTTCCAGCACCGACACGTAGACCTGCTCCAGCCGGCGGGCCCATGCGTCGATGCTGTAGCCAACTTCGATGACCCGTCGGGCATTGCGGCCCATATCGTAAAGGGCCCGCTCGTCGGCGGCGACTGTCAGGACCGCCTCCGCCAGCGCGGCGGAGTCTCGGCAGACCACCAGTGAACCGGTGGAACCGTCTTTGACTATGCGATCCAGGCCGGGCAGGTCGAAGCACACCACGGGCTTTCCCGCCGCCATGGCCTCCAGCAGGACCAGCGGCAGACCTTCCTCGGTCGACGAGAGCACCAGAAGATCGCTGGAGGTCAGCAGCGCCGGTATATCACGCCGCTGCCCCAGGAGCCGCACGAACGCGCCAAGGCCGGACGTTCTGATCATGGTCTCAAGATGGGCCCGCCGGTCGCCCTCACCGGCGATCAGGAGCTTCGCCCTCGGCCAGTCCTGGATGATCCGCGGCATCATCGAGACCAACGCGGCCTGGTTCTTCGACCACGCCAGCCGCCCGATGTTGACCAGCACGGGATACGAATCTTCGAGCTCCAACTCGCGGCGGATGTGCGAGACCTCCCGCTCGTCGACGCACGTGTACTCCTTCAGCGACACCGCGTTGGAGTTCACCGTCACCCGGGCCGCGTCGATTCCGCGGCGGCGCAAATGGTCCTGCCACGAGCCCTGCACCGCTGGGGACACCGCCACGAAGTGCCGAACCGTCAGAGGTTCGGCCATCGAGTCACACAGCCCGGCCAACACGTTTACCGTCAGACGCCACGCATAACGCGGCCGCGGGTGGCGAAGAAGCTCGCGCCACCGGTGTCCGTTGGGTTTCTGGCCGTGAAGCGTCCGGACCACCGGAATCCGGCACAGCAGGCCAGTCGTCTCGCCGTAGAACTTGTCCACCCGCGTGCCCTGAATGTGCACCAGGTCGATGTGCTCTCGTCGGACAAACCGCCTCAGCCGAGAGAGAATCTCCGGAGCGGACGTCCACCCACGGTGGGCAAAGTGCCATGGCTTGGCCCCCTCTCTGGTGAACTGCTCCGCCATATCCGAAGCCTGCAGGAAGTAACCGACGTGGTGGGCGAACCGCTGGCGATTCGTGTGCCTGACGGTGTTCAAGACCACCTGCTGACCGCCTCCCATGCTCAGGTCCGGCAGCAGATGCAGGATGTTGTAGCGATGCTTGTCATTCATGACGAAAGAGAACCAATCCGCCTCTACGACGGGACGAAGGGCATGCCCATTCCAAGCGAACACCGCAGACCCAACATCGTCGCCAGAATCGCCAGCCACAATGCCGTGGTGCCCAGGTCCTGGCGCCATCCGAGCAGACGATGACGCCACAAACCCCAGCACGTCACGCCGTACTCACCAACCGGCCCCATCGCCGCCACCAGCACCGCTCCGGGCACGCCCCACAATTCCCACGCTGCGGGCATTCCCAGTCCG
The DNA window shown above is from Phycisphaerae bacterium and carries:
- a CDS encoding glycosyltransferase family 2 protein; protein product: MNQPRLLVISPVRDEAAFLAQTIESVAAQTVRPDLWIIVDDGSKDGSHRIVEQAMREHPWIRLVRRPDRGERRVGGGVIEAFNEGLSQVDLDRFDYVCKLDGDLRFGPTCFQKLLDKFQADPLLGTASGKCWERNGGAWVMLRTSDDFSLGACKFYRVPCFGQIGGLVAQVMWDGIDCHRCRMLGWKARSFHDPDLRVYELRPMGSSHKSIFHGRLRWGRGQYFMGTHPLYALALAGYRMFERPWLLGGLCILAGYLGGYLRRSGRYNDAEFRRYLRRWQLARLRLAPMPSPGQARSGAGGLGPATALTSDGTGRMGENHDDLILPERTSP
- a CDS encoding glycosyltransferase family 4 protein, with amino-acid sequence MTSVAYLTSQYPGISHSFVQREILALRRIGLSVPTCSIRRPPADQPRSTIDAAEEATTFYVLPAPPVGLMVNHLVACLTRPVRYVRALWCALTVRPPGRAALFRHLCYFAEAVRLWRELRRRKIQRLHVHFAMSCATVAMIAAELGELQFSLTVHGPSVFYQADRYLLRQKMARAAAVFCISDFCRSQIMALSDPADWAKLKVIHCGIEPETFDPPPDARASRTGPIRILNVARLAPVKGQSWLIEAVAALAAKGHDVTCTIVGDGPERRRLTELVRHLGVGQRIHFVGYVDQDRIQKFYDEADIFVAPSLAEGLPVVLMEAMAKSLPVVATAIMGIPEIVQHGRTGLLVTPGRIEPLVDAVERLIGDAAMRQRMGAAGREAVRQRFDVRDSAQELAMEFAAIVSPRADSQASIRSGKPGEAIAT
- a CDS encoding WecB/TagA/CpsF family glycosyltransferase; the protein is MTTLSCQKELRPEVMNLLGMPFHAVNFDRTVELLLNLVRTRQGAYAVTANVDHLVRFHRCPELRDVYFQADLILADGMPLVWASRLLGTPLPQRVAGSDLFPALCRHAADEELSVFLLGGARGSARRAAALLKRRHPRLAIGGVYCPTYCFADDPDEQRHALRLIQNARPDILFLGLGSPKQENWIVRNRFACGARLSIGVGVSFSFYCGDIVRAPLWMQKAGLEWLHRMVQEPRRLARRYLIDDRLFLSLFARAWVARLMGRPVGAFQPRQ
- a CDS encoding glycosyltransferase — its product is MAVTEDHIDDRQWPPISVIVIGRNEGHRLVRCLRSVRAADYPAERIELIYVDTNSTDSSCAEAERIGARVVRINPDRPCAAAARNAGLRAAKHGLIQFLDGDAVLDASWLKVAAGAMADPELIAVHGDLAELDPRGSIYNFWMHHDWHMPAGKVDTCGGIVLFRRSVLLEAGGYDESLIAGEERDLCCRILRDRDATILHLAAPMALHDGNIMRFGQYWRRCFRSGHAYAEVGLRHRRLRRWRRMCQRNILHGCALMGAIGLAVAWRTAWPVAVWCGLLGAAIVRDAGRSSARQGTVWGALTYAAHHYLAKLPMTLGHLDFYVRHLGLACPRNLIEYRSPSPEPVREE
- a CDS encoding PIG-L family deacetylase, giving the protein MKQDRTFRLLMRRLCLAWMAHGARRIPTDEGAGPTVVFAPHFDDEVLACGGTIIKKKRAGAPVTVVFMTDGSKSHRDFVDGATLKAIRSNEAQRAAQVLGLGSSEVVMLGHEEMHLADVVPEAMGQVADLLAALRPAEVFVPSRREPHVDHAATWRIIYGALARSSADVTLYEYPVWLWHNWPWVPASGSTWRRSLRAALAGLWVFLGETHWRIAVWDVLETKRSALAQYKSQTTRMTLDPRWPILSDVGDGEFLECFFAGSEFFARTKRGSTGNRTR
- a CDS encoding glycosyltransferase family 2 protein, with product MDLSTVIVSYNTRQLLRACLNSLPDAAGGLEHEVFVVDNTSSDGSPEMVEEEFPWVHLVRSECNLGFAGGNNEGLRRASGRCLLLLNPDTVTAPKALAELVAFMDSHPQAGYCGPKLVNPDGSHQPSARRFPTPISPAFSMLGLAVRRPKSRHAIDLHLQLGSEKAFAADWLSGACLMVRREVIEQVGLLDDGFFLYFEETDWCRRMAAAGWQGWYVPSAQVMHFGGQSVSQAAAVGLFSGNHPVYWTLSSRRYLRKHHGWAAAMFSRVLQTTLFGTIWARHAWRGNLTSERKAGAALASIRYLLTPTSSPRLAVKR
- a CDS encoding glycosyltransferase family 4 protein: MNDKHRYNILHLLPDLSMGGGQQVVLNTVRHTNRQRFAHHVGYFLQASDMAEQFTREGAKPWHFAHRGWTSAPEILSRLRRFVRREHIDLVHIQGTRVDKFYGETTGLLCRIPVVRTLHGQKPNGHRWRELLRHPRPRYAWRLTVNVLAGLCDSMAEPLTVRHFVAVSPAVQGSWQDHLRRRGIDAARVTVNSNAVSLKEYTCVDEREVSHIRRELELEDSYPVLVNIGRLAWSKNQAALVSMMPRIIQDWPRAKLLIAGEGDRRAHLETMIRTSGLGAFVRLLGQRRDIPALLTSSDLLVLSSTEEGLPLVLLEAMAAGKPVVCFDLPGLDRIVKDGSTGSLVVCRDSAALAEAVLTVAADERALYDMGRNARRVIEVGYSIDAWARRLEQVYVSVLEGSNGGPHR